GAGAAATTACTGAAAAAGAGGCTGAAAAATTAATTGAAGAGCTTAAAAAAAATTCAGAAGAGAAATTAATTGAGCTTAAAAAATTAATATCTGAGGAGGTGAAAAAACAATTAAATGAATTAGGTCTTGCTACAAAAGAGGATATAAAAGAGTTGAAAAAGGAAATTGAAGAGATTAAAAAGTTATTAACAAATAATGAGAAATAGTCTTTATGAATTAAAAAGAACGAAAGAGATTATTTTTATATTAGCTAAATATGGCTTTGGAGATTTAATAGAATCAATTGGTCTTCCTGTAACAAAAAAAGATTATCCAAAGCTATCACGAAATGAAAGAATAAAAAAAGCTATTGAAGAACTTGG
This Caminibacter mediatlanticus TB-2 DNA region includes the following protein-coding sequences:
- a CDS encoding phasin family protein; amino-acid sequence: MNLEELIKIGVGGVFLAKEKLEEFINEAKKRGEITEKEAEKLIEELKKNSEEKLIELKKLISEEVKKQLNELGLATKEDIKELKKEIEEIKKLLTNNEK